From the Desulfobacteraceae bacterium genome, the window GCAGAATGGTGAATTCGATCAAAAATTCCGTCTGTCGGGCAATGTTGACGCAAAAATCGGCGATTCTCTCCAAGTTGACGCAGATGACATGGACCGAGCGGATATGATTGATGACGTCCTCTTTCAGATTGCGGGAGGAGTTCAGCCTGGAAAAACATTCATTCTCGATTACGGTTTTCAGGTTGTCGACGTAATCATCTTTGGAGGTTATTTTTTCCAACAAATCGGGGTTGGCGTCATTCAACATGCCGAATGTCAGTTTGACCTGGTTTTCCACCTCAAGGATCAGGAATTTGAAATTCTCCTCAAGCGATTCAAAGACCATCATCGTTCAGGATCCTATGGAAAGCTTTTGGTTTTCCGTCTGACTCGGTGACTTTTTCCAGGAAATCTTCAATTCGATTTTGCTCTTGTCGTCTTTGAGCTTGGCCCGAATTTTAAAGGCGAGTAGACCCTCGGGGTTCAATACCAATTCTTCTTCCTGGGAATTAAACTTGATTTGCCCCTTCTCGAATCCCTCGGTCAATGATTTTAAAAAACTCTGAATACTGGTAACATCCTGCACCGATTCATACTCGAAATTATTCTTTTGCGCCATTTTAGATCTCCTTTCGGGTTGGGTCATCACGTGCAGCGAAATGTGCGCTGCTGTTTACCGGTTCATTTCTTTGGAGCCTGAAAGCCGGGGTGAGAAAAGGTCGGCGATATGAAATTTGCTGGAGATGCTATCCGGGAGGCGTTTCTCCAATCAGTTCTTGTTTTCAGCCGGCCAGCCGCTGCCGGTAATCTTCAATGACCGCCTCGCAACTGGTGTCGGCCCTGATCAGCGCTTTGCGAATACCCATTTCCTCCCAGGCCGGCTGAAAGCCGATTTCGCGATTGGCCTTTTCAGGATCCTGAATCGCCGGATCACGCACTTTTTCCCCCATGTGCGTATCATCCCCCATGAAAATCAGCAGTCGGCGTCGTGACAGGCCCAGCTGTCGGTTTTTGCGACGAATGACGTCAATCAGGAACTCGGTATAGCGCCGCGATTGGGGATTCCATACTTCGAAACCGTCCACATCGTAATCGGCCAGCAGAATAGGCCAGAACTGCTCGGGATGCGGCACGACGATGCCGGCCCCCAAAGTGCGTGCCTCCTCAATGACCTCGGAGGCACGATAAAAATAATGCAAGGAGAAATGCGCTTTGACAATTTGTTTGACTGATTTCAGAAAGGTCTGGGCGCGGTCGATGACAGCCTGGCCGTAGACCGGTCGCAGACGGTCGAAGAAATTGCGCAGCAGTTTATTTTTGACCATTTCGGCCGGAATCGAATCCATGTTTTTTTCTAATAATTCGGCTATCTTTTTCACGTAAATGCGCACAAATCTTATCAGCGCATCATCGGCGCCGGTTTCCCGGGCAGCGGCATTGAGCCGCTTTTCCGAGGGTTTGGTCAGTGTGTAAATGAAATCGAACAACTGCGATGAGCGGTACTTGAAGGTGTGGGCGAGCATCACCTTGAGGCGGTTGGCGCTGGGCTGCTGCAGTCTGTCGTTTTCGAAGTGCAGCAGCAATTGGACCTTCTGATTGAAACCACGGGCAAAGCAGTCGACTTCAGCACCCGTAAAACCTTGGTAAGTGGTCAGCACGTTATGTTGCGTTGGTATGATCAACTCGGTGGTTTTGCCGGGAAACATCGCTTCAATACGCTGAGTGATCAGCGGAATGGGGATGAATTCCGGGTGCCAATGAATGGCCAGCACCATCTTTTGGCGGGGGAAACGCTTTTCCGGGCTGGTGATGCGTTCCCTTTGAGCGGCATCGAGCTGGGTGGAGGTAATTTGCCTAAAAATTATTTCGTCGGATTCGGTGACCTCCAAGGGTATCGCCTCGGGAATTTCGAAGGTCCGGCCCTCGGGTTTGACGTTTGGTAACACCTTCATCGCTATTTCTTTCTGGCGTCCTGCCGGAAAAGTCCGGGTTGCTTTGGGAAAGGGGCTGCGCCTTTCCCCTGCCCGCGTCGTCGAAGCACGGCGCCGTAGATTCGGGCCGAAAGAGACCGTTTTTGAGCGGATGCCGTCACGTCAGATGTCCAGCAGGTATTTCGCAAACAAAAAATAAGAAAACACGCTGATGACATCCATGGAGGTGGTCACAAATGGGCCGGTGGCCACCGCCGGGTCCACCCGGAAACGTGCACACAGCATCGGTACCAGAGAGCCCACCATCGCCGCGGTGGCCATCGAGAGCAGCACCGCTCCCGAAACGACCAAACCCAGCCGCCAAGCGCGGTAGCTCGAAAAAGCCACAACCCCGAGCAGCACCCCGTAAAAGAGTCCTAAAATTCCGCCGACAGAAACCTCCTTGAGCACAACCGAACCGAGTTGGCGCACGTTGATGCGCTCCGTGGCCAGGCCGCGCACGACGATGGTCGAAGATTGGGTGCCGACATTTCCGCCCATGCCCATGATCACCGGGATGAAAGCTGCCAGGTAGACCACCTGCGCCAGCGTGGACTCAAAGTACTCGATTATGAAAAAGGCCAGTATCCCGCCCAAACAGCTGGCAAAAAGCCACGGCAGGCGGATGCGCGTGCTGGTGAGAATGGACTTGGTTTCAACAAAACTCTGCCCGACTCCGGCCATTTTCAAAATGTCCTCGGTGGCCTCTTCCCGGATGATATCGATCACGTCGTCGACCGTGACGATGCCGACCAGATGCCCCAGGCCGTCCACAACGGGCACGGCCAACAGGTCATAGCGTGCAACCATTCTGGCGACCTCCTCCTGATCGGTGTCAACCGCAACAGAATAGACATCCGGGCACATGAACGCCTTCAGGGGTGTTTGCGGGGGAACCGAAACCAGCTGCCGCAGAGAGCAGACACCGCTGAGACGTTTGTGCTGGTCGACGACGTAGAGGTAAAATGGCATCTCGACGTCCAGTTGCTCGGTTTGCAGGCTTTCGATCGCCTGTCCTGCTGTGGTGTCCTCGGAAAAAGCCAAAAAATCGGGCACCATGATGCCGCCGGCGACCTGATGATCGTATTGCAGTAATTCCCCCACCGCCTCCGATTCCGGGATTCTCATGCCCTTGAGGAGCGCTTCGGCTTTCTCGGCCGGAAGTCTTCCAATCAGGTCCGCCGCATCATCGGTCGGAAGCTGCTCCAACAAGCGAATCAATCGTTGTTGATCAAGGGTGTTGACAAAGATCAGAAGATCGTCGGGATCGAGTTTACTCAGCAGTTGCGCCTGGATGCCCTTATTGCCGATCAGCGCGAAAAGCTGGGTCTTCTGGGGGTGGTCAAGGGATCCAACCACCCTTGCCAGGTCGGCCGGATGGGTTTTGCCCACAATCCGTCGCAAACTGCCGACCGCGTTACGCCGAAGCAGACGCCGGATCATGTCATGCAGTATTTTGGGTGGTGGTTTTTTCACAACAACGCCCCGAGGCTTCCAAACCCGGATGGGTGGGAGGCGAAATTCATCACCACAACCCGCAGCAAAGCCCGGCGGGAAGATTGTGTTACCTCAGGAGCCCTCATTTATAGCGTTTATGGCACTGTTCTTTGAGCTGATCGAGTTCTGAAAAATGCATCTGAAAGGCCCGAAAGTCCTTGCGCTGATATGCTTCGCGGAATCGGTCGCAAGCAGCGGTGAAATCCGCATAGTATTCTTCGCCAAAGCCCGGGAAGGTGACCATCCGCTCGGCGTTGATCAGAAACTCCTCCAAGACAGATGCTTCCGGCAACCGATTTTGGTCCAGGTTTTCGGCAATTTGTTTGAACGCGGCCTTCATGCGTTTCTTCAGAGATTTGTAAATATTCTTGGTTTTTTTCGGTTCATCAAGGTCCTCTGATTC encodes:
- a CDS encoding amphi-Trp domain-containing protein translates to MAQKNNFEYESVQDVTSIQSFLKSLTEGFEKGQIKFNSQEEELVLNPEGLLAFKIRAKLKDDKSKIELKISWKKSPSQTENQKLSIGS
- the mgtE gene encoding magnesium transporter, giving the protein MKKPPPKILHDMIRRLLRRNAVGSLRRIVGKTHPADLARVVGSLDHPQKTQLFALIGNKGIQAQLLSKLDPDDLLIFVNTLDQQRLIRLLEQLPTDDAADLIGRLPAEKAEALLKGMRIPESEAVGELLQYDHQVAGGIMVPDFLAFSEDTTAGQAIESLQTEQLDVEMPFYLYVVDQHKRLSGVCSLRQLVSVPPQTPLKAFMCPDVYSVAVDTDQEEVARMVARYDLLAVPVVDGLGHLVGIVTVDDVIDIIREEATEDILKMAGVGQSFVETKSILTSTRIRLPWLFASCLGGILAFFIIEYFESTLAQVVYLAAFIPVIMGMGGNVGTQSSTIVVRGLATERINVRQLGSVVLKEVSVGGILGLFYGVLLGVVAFSSYRAWRLGLVVSGAVLLSMATAAMVGSLVPMLCARFRVDPAVATGPFVTTSMDVISVFSYFLFAKYLLDI
- a CDS encoding GAK system XXXCH domain-containing protein yields the protein MKKTEAKIKRTLNPQATAKLLQQLACEVQGEAVVEESEFGPLLAGYSKLNLKIKPKEDGLQLNLKIQRNIPVDRSAEPGTEQTLSESEDLDEPKKTKNIYKSLKKRMKAAFKQIAENLDQNRLPEASVLEEFLINAERMVTFPGFGEEYYADFTAACDRFREAYQRKDFRAFQMHFSELDQLKEQCHKRYK